A portion of the Achromobacter sp. MFA1 R4 genome contains these proteins:
- a CDS encoding acyl-CoA dehydrogenase, translating into MTHSPGFASPLPPLHQALGEAVGGVRSAMDAGRWLRVLVDQGCDRLPLPASGRTLDRWRALARVAAADLSLAKLYEGHTDALAILAELRASAPPPHSRWGVWCAEPPDQRVEIVPQAGGAARLRGVKGWCSGAASVTHALVSGWNPTGEPCLAAVALDQLGVAVTDAGWHAVGMRASASVDVVFDDVPCTLVGEPGAYVHRPGFHHGGAGVAACWYGGLERIAQTLRGALPAAGADPHRLAHLGAIDVAMAMARAVLRETAAVIDAHPHEACALECVRARLAVESAAAQVMERAARALGAGPLCRDAGFAQAMADLPIYIRQSHAERDQASHGQVVLRREGAPWAL; encoded by the coding sequence ATGACCCACTCTCCCGGCTTCGCATCCCCCTTGCCCCCACTGCACCAGGCGCTGGGCGAGGCCGTGGGCGGCGTGCGCAGCGCGATGGACGCCGGACGATGGTTGCGCGTCCTGGTCGACCAGGGGTGCGATCGATTGCCGCTGCCCGCGTCCGGCCGCACGCTGGACCGTTGGCGGGCGCTGGCACGTGTGGCCGCGGCGGACCTCAGCCTGGCCAAGCTGTATGAGGGGCACACCGACGCGCTGGCGATCCTGGCCGAGCTGCGCGCGTCCGCGCCGCCGCCGCATAGCCGCTGGGGCGTGTGGTGCGCCGAACCGCCGGACCAGCGTGTCGAGATCGTGCCGCAGGCAGGCGGCGCCGCGCGGCTGCGCGGCGTGAAGGGCTGGTGTTCCGGCGCCGCGTCGGTGACGCACGCCCTGGTGAGCGGATGGAATCCGACGGGCGAGCCTTGTCTTGCCGCCGTGGCGCTGGATCAACTGGGCGTCGCGGTGACCGACGCCGGCTGGCACGCCGTGGGCATGCGCGCGTCGGCCAGCGTCGATGTGGTGTTCGACGACGTGCCCTGCACGCTCGTCGGCGAGCCGGGCGCGTACGTGCATCGCCCCGGCTTTCATCATGGCGGCGCGGGCGTCGCGGCGTGCTGGTACGGGGGCCTGGAGCGCATCGCGCAGACCCTGCGCGGCGCGTTGCCAGCAGCGGGCGCCGATCCGCACCGGCTGGCGCACCTGGGCGCCATCGACGTGGCCATGGCGATGGCGCGGGCCGTGCTGCGCGAGACCGCCGCGGTCATCGATGCGCATCCGCACGAGGCGTGCGCGCTGGAGTGCGTGCGCGCACGCCTGGCCGTGGAATCCGCCGCGGCGCAGGTAATGGAGCGCGCCGCGCGCGCGCTGGGCGCCGGGCCGCTGTGCCGCGACGCGGGCTTTGCGCAAGCGATGGCCGATCTGCCCATCTACATCCGGCAGAGCCATGCGGAGCGCGACCAGGCCTCGCACGGACAGGTGGTGCTCAGGCGGGAAGGCGCGCCATGGGCCCTGTAG
- the pdeM gene encoding ligase-associated DNA damage response endonuclease PdeM, with protein MPATPDAGLAMTLAGERVVLLGARALHWPARARLVIADLHLGKSHVFRQAGIAVPRGATLDDLRRLSDLVAATAARELLIVGDVLHGPAAQAAWRDAWIGWRQAHPDLDVAVLAGNHDRALDGVALGMRQLGQAWADGPFLFRHLPQADAQGRHVIAGHVHPKTRVPGVPRSWPAFWLRPAMTVLPAFSDFTGGHAVQGGQGAALVACVEGDALPLGWTPRPA; from the coding sequence ATGCCCGCGACGCCTGACGCGGGACTGGCGATGACGCTGGCGGGCGAGCGCGTGGTCCTGCTTGGCGCGCGCGCCTTGCATTGGCCGGCGCGCGCCAGGCTGGTGATCGCCGATCTGCACCTGGGCAAAAGCCATGTCTTTCGACAGGCCGGCATCGCGGTCCCGCGCGGCGCCACCCTGGACGATTTGCGGCGGCTGTCGGACCTGGTGGCGGCAACGGCAGCGCGCGAATTGCTGATCGTGGGCGACGTGCTGCACGGCCCGGCCGCGCAGGCCGCCTGGCGCGATGCGTGGATCGGCTGGCGCCAGGCCCATCCCGATCTGGACGTGGCCGTGCTGGCGGGCAATCACGATCGCGCGCTGGACGGCGTGGCCCTGGGCATGCGCCAACTGGGCCAGGCGTGGGCCGACGGCCCGTTTCTGTTCCGGCACCTGCCGCAGGCGGACGCGCAGGGACGCCATGTGATCGCCGGGCACGTGCATCCCAAGACGCGCGTGCCCGGCGTGCCGCGAAGCTGGCCCGCTTTCTGGCTGCGACCCGCGATGACCGTCCTGCCCGCGTTCTCCGACTTCACGGGCGGACACGCGGTGCAGGGCGGGCAGGGCGCGGCGCTGGTCGCGTGCGTGGAGGGCGACGCGTTGCCGCTGGGATGGACGCCGCGCCCGGCGTGA
- a CDS encoding ligase-associated DNA damage response DEXH box helicase has product MSGAARGWDAPLAAWFAARGWKPAAFQRETWRRYLQGESGLLHTPTGSGKTLAAFGGPLLEALADAAPAAAATGEGPRVLWVTPLRALAADTARALTQTVQEAGLAWTVALRTGDASARDKRLARQGKAQVLVITPESLALLLSYADASLRFRALRCIVVDEWHELLGNKRGVLLQLCLARVRRLSPRARTWGLSATLGNLDEARAVLLPHAPGSALVAGARPRKIQISTLLPERSRALPWAGHLGLSQLERVFKRLFDVPTTLLFTNTRAQAELWHRALESIWPEDPRTLALHHGSLDPKLRAAVEQGLRDGTVRCAVATSSLDLGVDFPSVDQVLQIGSPKGVARLLQRAGRSKHRPGESGNVVCVPAQALELIEYAAARQAIARGEIESRPPPVGSLDVLAQHAVTLALGGGFEGDALYQEVRGTHAYAALDAATWQAVLDFIVQGGRALEKYPDYRRVVRDDDGCYRVHDRRIAFRHRLSIGTITADGAVAVKYLRGGGLGSVEEGFLARLRRGDRFQFAGRTLELVRLEGMTAYVRRAKGGDGPVATWQGGRMPLSTQLASEVESLYSHPGTHPEMRAVEPLLRIQAQASALPDRGRLVAERIGTRRGMHLFLFPFAGRAVHEGIAAMVALRWGRRQANTFSYTVNDYGLMLTLAEPAALDDALLRTLLSPDGMADDLRDGVNLGEMARRQFREIARVAGLLTPSLPGQAARSLRQVQASSGLLYDVLRRYDPDHLLLAQAEREVFELQLEAPRLMAALRDCQRRELALREPGALTPLSFPLWTESLRGQLSTETWQARVRRAAEQLEKRYARDA; this is encoded by the coding sequence ATGAGCGGCGCGGCCCGGGGCTGGGATGCGCCGCTTGCCGCGTGGTTCGCGGCGCGCGGCTGGAAGCCCGCGGCATTCCAGCGCGAGACGTGGCGCCGCTATCTGCAGGGCGAGTCGGGCCTCTTGCACACGCCGACCGGCAGCGGCAAGACCCTGGCGGCGTTTGGCGGGCCGCTGCTGGAGGCGCTGGCCGACGCGGCGCCGGCCGCCGCGGCCACGGGCGAAGGGCCGCGCGTGCTGTGGGTGACGCCGCTGCGGGCGCTGGCCGCGGATACCGCGCGGGCGCTGACGCAGACCGTGCAAGAGGCGGGTCTGGCGTGGACGGTTGCGCTGCGCACGGGCGACGCCAGCGCGCGCGACAAGCGGCTGGCGCGGCAAGGCAAGGCGCAGGTGCTGGTGATCACGCCGGAATCGCTGGCGCTGCTGTTGTCCTATGCCGACGCGTCGCTGCGTTTTCGCGCCTTGCGCTGCATCGTGGTGGACGAATGGCACGAGCTGTTGGGCAACAAGCGCGGCGTGCTGCTGCAACTGTGCCTGGCGCGCGTGCGGCGGCTGTCGCCCCGCGCGCGCACGTGGGGCCTGTCCGCCACGCTGGGCAACCTGGACGAGGCGCGCGCGGTGCTGCTGCCGCATGCGCCCGGCAGCGCGCTGGTGGCGGGCGCGCGGCCGCGCAAAATACAGATATCGACCCTGCTGCCCGAACGCAGCCGCGCGCTGCCGTGGGCCGGGCACCTGGGGCTGTCGCAATTGGAACGGGTGTTCAAGCGCCTCTTCGACGTGCCCACGACGCTGCTGTTCACGAACACGCGTGCGCAGGCCGAGCTGTGGCACCGCGCGCTGGAGTCGATCTGGCCCGAGGACCCGCGCACGCTGGCGCTGCATCACGGATCGCTGGATCCCAAGCTGCGCGCCGCGGTGGAACAGGGCTTGCGCGACGGGACCGTGCGCTGCGCGGTGGCCACGTCGAGCCTGGACCTGGGGGTGGACTTCCCGTCGGTGGATCAGGTGCTGCAGATCGGCAGCCCCAAGGGCGTGGCGCGCCTGCTGCAGCGCGCCGGGCGGTCCAAGCACCGGCCGGGCGAGTCCGGCAACGTGGTTTGCGTGCCCGCCCAGGCGCTGGAACTGATCGAGTATGCCGCCGCCCGGCAGGCCATCGCGCGCGGCGAGATCGAATCGCGGCCGCCGCCGGTCGGCAGCCTGGACGTGCTGGCCCAGCATGCCGTGACGCTGGCGCTGGGCGGCGGATTCGAGGGCGATGCACTCTACCAGGAAGTGCGCGGCACCCATGCCTATGCGGCGCTGGATGCCGCGACGTGGCAGGCCGTGCTGGACTTCATCGTCCAGGGCGGCCGTGCGCTGGAGAAATACCCGGACTATCGGCGTGTGGTGCGCGACGACGACGGCTGTTACCGCGTGCATGACCGGCGCATCGCGTTCCGGCACCGGCTGTCCATCGGCACCATCACCGCCGACGGCGCGGTGGCGGTGAAGTACCTGCGCGGCGGCGGCCTCGGTTCGGTCGAGGAAGGGTTCCTGGCGCGCCTGCGGCGCGGCGACCGCTTCCAGTTCGCCGGCCGCACGCTTGAGCTCGTGCGGCTGGAAGGCATGACCGCCTACGTGCGGCGGGCCAAGGGCGGCGACGGCCCGGTCGCCACCTGGCAGGGCGGGCGCATGCCCTTGTCCACGCAGCTCGCCAGCGAAGTCGAAAGCCTGTACTCCCATCCCGGCACGCATCCGGAAATGCGCGCCGTCGAGCCCCTGCTGCGGATCCAGGCGCAGGCCAGCGCGCTGCCGGACCGGGGACGGCTGGTGGCCGAGCGTATCGGCACGCGGCGCGGCATGCACCTGTTCCTGTTTCCGTTCGCGGGCCGCGCGGTCCACGAGGGCATCGCCGCCATGGTCGCGCTGCGCTGGGGCAGGCGGCAGGCCAACACGTTTTCCTACACCGTCAATGACTACGGACTGATGCTGACGCTGGCCGAGCCCGCCGCGCTGGACGACGCCCTGCTGCGCACGTTGCTCAGCCCCGACGGCATGGCCGACGACCTGCGCGACGGCGTCAACCTGGGCGAGATGGCGCGTCGCCAGTTCCGGGAGATCGCGCGTGTGGCGGGCCTGCTGACGCCGTCGCTGCCCGGACAGGCGGCGCGTTCGTTGCGGCAGGTCCAGGCCTCGAGCGGCCTGCTCTACGACGTATTGCGCCGCTACGACCCCGACCATCTGCTGCTGGCGCAGGCGGAGCGGGAGGTCTTCGAACTGCAGCTCGAAGCGCCGCGCCTGATGGCGGCGTTGCGGGACTGCCAGCGCCGCGAACTGGCGCTGCGCGAACCTGGAGCGCTGACGCCGCTGTCGTTTCCGCTCTGGACGGAAAGCCTGCGCGGGCAGCTCAGCACCGAAACCTGGCAGGCGCGCGTCCGGCGCGCGGCCGAGCAGTTGGAGAAGCGCTATGCCCGCGACGCCTGA
- a CDS encoding ATP-dependent DNA ligase: MKRFAALYQELDRSTATLDKRAALVAYFREAPPRDAVWALYLLAGGKITSARRKIAGVGELRAWVATASDTAPWLVDACYDQVGDLAETLALLIPDPGQAAPDRGLADWIEEILVPVANRDEAERRDVIVSAWRGLPYAERLVFNKLLTGALRVGVSQRMVQQALAEMSGVPIARIAQRMLGAWSPSPAFLRDLLSAEELPGDRQQPYPFFLASPLEGEPVLLGAIDDWLIEWKWDGIRAQLIRRRGEVALWSRGEERLDGRFPEVEAAAAALDVDCVVDGELLAWHDDHAGPMPFSALQTRIQRLKPGPKWLAEAPVRLLAYDLLELEGADLRELPQSERRERLESLLRRHPDPRLRLSPVIAPQGWDEAQALRAESRERGVEGFMLKRRSAPYQSGRRRGDWWKWKIDPLTIDAVLLYAQSGHGRRSTLYTDYTFGLWDGDALVPIAKAYSGLDDREILELDRWLRAHTRERFGPVRSVEPVLVFELGFEGVNLSKRHKSGVAVRFPRILRWRHDKPADQADQLETLKALAR; encoded by the coding sequence ATGAAGCGATTCGCGGCGTTGTATCAGGAGCTGGACCGCAGCACCGCCACATTGGACAAGCGCGCGGCGCTGGTGGCGTACTTCCGCGAAGCGCCGCCGCGCGACGCGGTGTGGGCGCTGTACCTGCTTGCGGGGGGCAAGATCACCAGCGCGCGGCGCAAGATCGCGGGCGTCGGAGAGCTGCGGGCCTGGGTTGCAACGGCCAGCGATACCGCGCCGTGGCTGGTGGACGCCTGCTATGACCAGGTCGGCGACCTGGCCGAGACGCTGGCCCTGCTGATTCCCGACCCCGGCCAGGCCGCGCCCGATCGCGGCCTGGCCGACTGGATCGAAGAGATCCTCGTGCCCGTCGCCAATCGCGACGAGGCCGAGCGCCGCGACGTCATCGTGTCGGCGTGGCGGGGCCTGCCGTATGCCGAACGGCTGGTCTTCAACAAACTGCTGACTGGCGCGCTGCGCGTCGGCGTGTCGCAGCGCATGGTGCAGCAGGCGCTGGCCGAGATGTCGGGCGTGCCCATCGCGCGCATTGCGCAGCGTATGCTCGGCGCGTGGTCGCCCAGCCCCGCGTTCCTGCGCGACCTGCTCAGCGCCGAAGAACTGCCCGGCGACCGCCAGCAGCCTTATCCCTTCTTTCTCGCGTCGCCGCTGGAAGGCGAACCCGTCCTGCTGGGCGCGATCGACGACTGGCTGATCGAATGGAAGTGGGACGGCATCCGCGCGCAACTGATACGGCGGCGCGGCGAGGTGGCCTTGTGGTCGCGCGGCGAAGAGCGGCTGGATGGCCGGTTTCCGGAAGTCGAGGCGGCGGCGGCCGCGCTGGACGTCGATTGCGTCGTGGACGGCGAACTGCTGGCCTGGCACGACGACCACGCCGGGCCGATGCCGTTCTCCGCCCTGCAGACCCGCATCCAGCGGCTCAAGCCCGGTCCCAAGTGGCTGGCCGAAGCGCCGGTGCGGCTGCTGGCCTACGACCTGCTGGAACTGGAGGGCGCCGACCTGCGTGAACTGCCGCAATCCGAGCGCCGCGAGCGGCTGGAGTCGCTGTTGCGCAGGCATCCGGATCCGCGCCTGCGCTTGTCGCCCGTCATCGCGCCGCAAGGCTGGGACGAAGCCCAGGCGCTGCGCGCGGAGTCGCGCGAACGCGGCGTGGAAGGCTTCATGCTCAAGCGGCGCAGCGCGCCCTACCAGAGCGGCCGGCGCCGCGGCGACTGGTGGAAATGGAAGATCGATCCGCTCACCATCGACGCCGTGCTGCTGTATGCGCAGTCCGGTCACGGACGCCGCAGCACGCTTTACACCGACTACACGTTCGGCCTGTGGGATGGTGATGCGCTGGTGCCCATCGCCAAGGCCTACTCCGGGCTGGACGACCGGGAAATCCTGGAACTCGACCGCTGGCTGCGCGCGCACACGCGCGAGCGTTTCGGGCCGGTGCGCTCGGTGGAGCCCGTGCTGGTGTTCGAACTGGGATTCGAAGGCGTCAACCTGTCCAAGCGGCACAAGTCGGGCGTGGCGGTGCGCTTTCCGCGGATCCTGCGCTGGCGGCATGACAAGCCGGCCGACCAGGCCGACCAGCTCGAGACCCTGAAGGCGCTGGCGCGATGA